The following coding sequences are from one Microtus pennsylvanicus isolate mMicPen1 chromosome 1, mMicPen1.hap1, whole genome shotgun sequence window:
- the P2rx6 gene encoding P2X purinoceptor 6: MASAAVAALVGWGLLDYKTEKYVLTRNCRVGVSQRLLQLGVVAYVIGWALLAKKGYQELDLDPQISVITKLKGVSVAQIKELENRLWDVADFVKPSQGENVFFLVTNFLVTPAQVQGRCPEHPSVPLANCWDDTDCPEGETGTHSHGIKTGQCVVFNGTHRTCEIWSWCPVESGAVPRKPLLVQAKNFTLFIKNTVTFSKFNFSKTNALDTWDSTYFKHCRYDPHSSLYCPVFRIGDLVAMAGGDFEDLALLGGAVAIRIHWDCNLDTRGSDCRPQYSFQLQERGYNFRTANHWWEASGVEARSLLKLYGIRFDILVTGKAGKFALIPTAITVGTGAAWLGMVTFLCDLLLLYVDREARFYWRTKYEEAKAPKATINTA, from the exons ATGGCTTCTGCTGCCGTGGCAGCACTCGTGGGCTGGGGGCTTCTGGATTACAAGACAGAGAAGTACGTGCTGACAAGAAACTGCCGGGTGGGCGTCTCTCAGAGGCTGCTTCAGCTGGGAGTGGTGGCCTACGTGATAGG GTGGGCCCTCTTGGCCAAAAAAGGCTACCAGGAATTGGACTTGGACCCCCAGATTTCTGTCATCACTAAACTCAAAGGGGTTTCTGTGGCCCAGATTAAGGAACTAGAGAACCGGCTGTGGGATGTGGCTGACTTCGTGAAGCCATCACAG GGAGAGAATGTGTTCTTCCTGGTGACCAATTTCCTCGTGACACCAGCTCAAGTCCAGGGCAGATGCCCAGAG CACCCTTCCGTTCCTCTGGCCAATTGCTGGGATGACACGGACTGCCCTGAAGGGGAGACAGGAACGCACAGCCATG GCATAAAAACGGGTCAGTGTGTGGTGTTCAACggaacccacaggacctgtgagATCTGGAGCTGGTGCCCGGTGGAGAGTGGTGCCGTGCCCAG GAAGCCCCTCCTAGTTCAGGCCAAGAACTTCACACTTTTCATAAAAAATACTGTCACCTTCAGCAAGTTCAACTTCTCCAA AACCAATGCCTTAGATACCTGGGACAGCACCTATTTCAAGCATTGTCGCTACGATCCACACTCGAGCCTGTACTGTCCAGTTTTCCGCATTGGGGACCTTGTGGCCATGGCTGGAGGGGACTTTGAGGACTTGGCATTGCTG GGTGGCGCTGTGGCCATCAGAATCCACTGGGACTGCAACCTGGACACCAGAGGCTCTGACTGCCGTCCCCAGTACTCCTTCCAGCTTCAGGAGAGGGGCTACAACTTCAG GACAGCCAATCACTGGTGGGAAGCCTCGGGTGTGGAGGCCCGGAGCCTGCTCAAGCTCTATGGGATCCGCTTTGACATTCTTGTCACTGGGAAG GCAGGGAAGTTTGCACTCATTCCAACGGCCATCACAGTGGGCACTGGAGCAGCTTGGCTGGGCATG GTCACCTTCCTCTGTGACCTGCTGCTACTGTACGTGGATAGAGAAGCCCGTTTCTACTGGAGGACCAAGTATGAAGAA GCAAAGGCTCCAAAGGCAACTATCAACACCGCATAG
- the Slc7a4 gene encoding cationic amino acid transporter 4, producing the protein MAWGLPSAARLARFCQKLNRLKPLEESSMETSLRRCLSTLDLTLLGVGGMVGSGLYVLTGTVAKDMAGPAVLVSFLVAAVASLLAALCYAEFGARVPRTGSAYLFTYVSMGEIWAFLIGWNVLLEYLIGGAAVARAWSGYLDAIFNHSIRNFTESHMGVWQVPFLAHYPDFLAAGILLVASAFVSCGARVSSWLNHTFSAISMVVILFIIVLGFVLARPHNWSPEEGGFAPFGFSGILAGTATCFYAFVGFDVIAASSEEAKNPRWAVPMAIAISLGLAACAYILVSTVLTLMVPWHSLDPDSALADAFYRRGYSWAGFIVAVGSICAMNTVLLSNLFSLPRIVYAMAADGLFFQVFARVHPRTQVPVVGILVFGVLMALLALLLDLEALVQFLSIGTLLAYTFVATSIIVLRFQKASPPSSPCLASPGPTAKKYDSFSDHIQLVGAAQTSMSEPGQLRPALKPFLGFLNGCSPGTAVAWALGVLVASAISLACVLVFGNSEPLPRWGYVLLLAVSGAVFLFSLLVLGAHQQQKKQDTFQIPLVPLTPALSILLNICLMLKLSYLTWLRFIIWLLAGLVVYFGYGIWHSKENQREPLELTTAHYVVFPSGSLEETVQAVQPASQDPVQESGCAE; encoded by the exons ATGGCCTGGGGACTGCCCAGCGCTGCCCGCCTGGCACGCTTCTGCCAGAAACTGAACCGTCTGAAGCCGCTGGAAGAGTCTAGCATGGAGACATCACTGCGGCGCTGCCTATCCACACTGGACTTAACCCTATTGGGTGTGGGTGGTATGGTGGGGTCTGGGCTCTATGTCCTCACAGGCACAGTGGCCAAGGACATGGCTGGCCCCGCTGTGCTCGTGTCCTTTTTGGTGGCTGCTGTAGCCTCCCTGCTGGCAGCCCTATGCTATGCAGAATTTGGAGCCCGTGTGCCCCGCACCGGCTCTGCATACTTGTTCACCTATGTGTCCATGGGTGAGATATGGGCTTTCCTCATAGGGTGGAATGTGCTCCTGGAGTACCTCATTGGAGGCGCTGCTGTGGCCCGCGCCTGGAGTGGCTATCTGGATGCCATCTTTAACCACAGCATTCGCAACTTCACCGAGTCTCACATGGGTGTCTGGCAGGTGCCCTTCCTGGCCCATTATCCAGATTTTCTGGCCGCCGGCATTTTACTTGTGGCTTCAGCCTTTGTCTCCTGTGGAGCCCGAGTCTCTTCTTGGCTTAACCACACCTTCTCAGCCATCAGTATGGTTGTCATCCTTTTCATCATCGTCCTGGGTTTCGTCCTGGCCCGCCCGCACaactggagcccagaagagggtggttTTGCACCCTTTGGCTTCTCTGGCATCCTGGCGGGCACCGCCACCTGTTTCTATGCCTTTGTCGGCTTTGATGTCATTGCTGCCTCCAGTGAGGAGGCCAAAAACCCACGGTGGGCTGTGCCCATGGCCATCGCCATCTCCCTTGGCCTGGCAGCTTGTGCCTATATTCTGGTCTCCACTGTGTTGACCCTCATGGTTCCTTGGCACAGTCTGGACCCGGACTCAGCACTTGCTGACGCTTTCTACAGGCGGGGCTACAGCTGGGCTGGCTTCATTGTAGCAGTTGGCTCCATCTGTG CTATGAATACGGTCCTGCTCAGCAACCTCTTCTCCCTGCCTCGCATTGTCTATGCCATGGCCGCCGACGGGCTCTTCTTCCAGGTGTTTGCCCGTGTGCACCCCCGGACACAGGTGCCTGTAGTGGGAATCCTGGTGTTTGGGGTCCTCATGGCTCTGCTGGCACTGCTGCTGGACCTTGAGGCACTGGTCCAGTTCCTATCCATCGGCACCCTGCTGGCCTATACCTTTGTAGCCACCAGCATCATTGTGCTGCGTTTCCAGAAAGCTTCTCCACCCAGCTCCCCGTGCCTAGCCAGCCCTGGCCCCACAGCTAAGAAGTATGACTCCTTCTCCGACCACATACAACTAGTTGGTGCTGCACAGACCTCTATGTCTGAGCCTGGGCAGCTGCGACCAGCCCTGAAACCCTTCCTGGGCTTCCTGAATGGATGCAGCCCCGGAACTGCTGTGGCCTGGGCGCTTGGCGTCTTGGTAGCCTCGGCTATCTCCTTGGCGTGTGTGCTGGTCTTCGGGAACTCAGAGCCCCTCCCACGGTGGGGCTATGTCCTGCTGCTGGCTGTCAGTGGGGCTGTCTTTCTCTTCAGCCTCCTGGTCCTGGGGGCTCACCAGCAGCAAAAGAAGCAAGACACTTTTCAG ATCCCTTTGGTGCCCCTGACTCCAGCCCTCAGCATCCTTCTCAACATTTGCCTCATGCTGAAGCTGAGCTACCTGACCTGGCTGCGCTTTATCATCTGGCTGCTGGCTG GACTTGTCGTGTATTTTGGCTATGGCATCTGGCACAGCAAGGAGAACCAGAGGGAGCCCCTGGAGCTGACTACTGCACACTACGTGGTGTTCCCCAGTGGCAGCCTGGAGGAAACCGTGCAAGCTGTGCAGCCTGCCAGCCAGGACCCGGTCCAGGAGTCAGGCTGTGCAGAGTAG